The following are encoded in a window of Colius striatus isolate bColStr4 chromosome 25, bColStr4.1.hap1, whole genome shotgun sequence genomic DNA:
- the GDF1 gene encoding embryonic growth/differentiation factor 1 — MPLCCPSSGQMKGSNQDPGSPRQPRLGSLCAAEERSAGSMRPPSLGASLAWALLSTALGMELSLRETLLLRSLGLSSRPEPRAPAPVPPVLWSIFRGGTGAAPGGCRVSELNVPGNIVRVFPDQGHFIHKGQPQRLLCLQKRLYFNLSVLEEGESLTMAQLEIQFSHNSYHSSSQGQAFELRLYQSSQLALQGMPSPNPSQKLLLERSFVQLHKSLLFNLSGVAKGWRTPSRNLGLILELSVSGAGGSAQPGTGLQGLCSSISSFLDTSLLVVTLDQQQCKAARRRRRSLHPAPVTPSNLCKPRRLYISFSDVGWENWIIAPQGYLANYCLGECPFPLTAELNSTNHAILQTMVHSLDPEGTPQPCCVPVRLSPISILYYDNSDNVVLRHYEDMVVDECGCR; from the exons ATGCCTCTTTGCTGCCCGAGCTCGGGGCAGATGAAAGGCTCCAATCAGGACCCCGGCAGCCCGCGGCAGCCCCGGCTCGGCTCTTTGTGCGCAGCAGAGGAGCGCAGCGCGGGCAGCATGCGGCCGCCGAGCCTGGGCGCCAGCCTGGCCtgggctctgctcagcaccGCGCTGGGGATGGAGCTGAGCCTGCGGGAGACTCTGCTGCTGCGCTCGCTGGGTTTGAGCAGCAGACCCGAGCCCAGAGCCCCGGCGCCGGTGCCGCCCGTGCTCTGGAGCATCTTCCGCGGCGGGACCGGGGCTGCACCCGGCGGCTGCCGCGTCAGCGAGCTCAACGTGCCCGGCAACATCGTGCGGGTCTTCCCCGACCAAG GCCACTTCATCCATAAGGGGCAGCCCCAGAGGCTGTTGTGTCTGCAGAAGCGGCTGTACTTCAACCTCTCggtgctggaggagggtgagagCTTGACCATGGCTCAGCTGGAGATCCAGTTCAGCCACAACTCCTACCACAGCTCCAGCCAGGGCCAGGCTTTTGAGCTCAGGCTCTACCAGAGCTCTCAGCTGGCCCTGCAGGGGATGCCCTCACCAAACCCCAgccagaagctgctgctggagagatcCTTCGTGCAGCTGCACAAATCTCTGCTCTTCAACCTGAGTGGGGTGGCCAAGGGCTGGAGAACCCCCAGCAGGAACCTGGGCTTGATCCTGGAGCTGTCGGTGAGCGGCGCCGGGGGCTCAGCCCAGCCCGGGacggggctgcaggggctctgcagcagcatcagctcCTTCCTCGACACCTCTCTGCTGGTGGTGACGCTGGACCAGCAGCAGTGTAAAGCcgccaggaggaggaggaggagcctTCATCCCGCCCCCGTCACCCCGAGCAACCTGTGCAAGCCGCGGCGGCTTTACATCAGCTTCAGCGACGTGGGCTGGGAGAACTGGATCATCGCCCCCCAGGGCTACCTGGCCAATTACTGCCTGGGGGAGTGTCCCTTCCCCCTGACTGCCGAGCTCAACAGCACCAACCACGCCATCCTGCAGACCATGGTGCACTCCCTGGACCCCGAGGGGACGCCGCAGCCCTGCTGTGTCCCCGTCAGGCTCTCGCCCATCTCCATCCTGTACTACGACAACAGCGACAACGTGGTGCTGAGGCACTACGAGGACATGGTGGTGGATGAGTGTGGCTGCAGGTAA